CGAAGCCCACGAATGCGCCGTATTCTTCCGGCCCCTGCACGCAGCCCTTCAGGATGAAGCGCGTCTTCTCCTCGGGAAGGTCGCACAGCACGCTCTCGTCGAGCGCGGCGCCGGCCGTGTGGTGCACGCAGTGCACGGGCCACGGCCCGCCCTGCGCCTGGAAGGAGCAGTGGTTGACCGGATGCCAGTCCAGGGTGAAATAAACGAGATCGAAACGGTCCTTGACTTCGTTGATGGCCGGAAGCACCTGGGTGGCGCCGGGGACGGTCAGGGAACCATAGATGAAATCTTTCTGCAGGTCGATGATTAAAAGGATATTGCGCATGATGTAAATATTTACGGCGCAAAGTTAAAAAAATCCCGGGGCAATGGCAAAGCCTGATGGATAAGAACGTTTTTTTGTATCTTTGTATTCTCTAAGAGCGCACTAACTTTACGACGTGACTGAAAACCGAAAAACGATTATCGAGCTCCCGGAACTACAGAAAGCATTGGGGCTCAATGGATTGCCGGGTAAGCTGATCGCCAGGTTCGCCTACCGTCTGTTGGCGCTGAAAGAAGTCAACAGGATCCACGAAAAATACTGCGACACCC
The sequence above is a segment of the Bacteroidales bacterium WCE2004 genome. Coding sequences within it:
- a CDS encoding nicotinamidase/pyrazinamidase, which codes for MRNILLIIDLQKDFIYGSLTVPGATQVLPAINEVKDRFDLVYFTLDWHPVNHCSFQAQGGPWPVHCVHHTAGAALDESVLCDLPEEKTRFILKGCVQGPEEYGAFVGFDPDRQDLFAPGDEVVICGIAAEYCVLESLKNLYAISRKIGFGVKVYLEGTAKFASYDTVKAFMAENGIQEYRK